In the genome of Fusobacterium necrogenes, one region contains:
- the uvrB gene encoding excinuclease ABC subunit UvrB gives MFKLYSKYTPMGDQPEAIKKIVENINDGIADQVLLGVTGSGKTFTIANIIKETNRPALILAPNKTLAAQLYSEYKSFFPENAVEYFVSYYDYYQPEAYIAVTDTYIEKDSSINDEIEKLRQAATAALINRRDVIIVASVSAIYGLGSAETYKKMTIPIDRQTGIGRKELIQKLINIRYERNDLAFERGKFRIKGDVIDIYPSYMETGYRFEFWDENLEEISEINTLTGQKIKKSLERITIYPATQYLTEDGDVERIITEIQKDKLEEVKAFEDKGKLLEAQRLKQRTEYDIEMIREIGYCKGIENYSRYLSGKKPGETPDTLLEYFPKDFVTYIDESHISIPQIRGMYNGDRARKESLVDNGFRLKAALDNRPLKFEEFRKITGQTVFVSATPGDFELQESNGNIAEQLIRPTGILDPEIEVKPTKNQVDDLMEEIRIRVEKKQRVLVTTLTKKMAEELTEYYLGFGLRVKYMHSDIDTLERIDIIKGLRKGEFDVLVGINLLREGLDIPEVSLVAILEADKEGFLRSRRSLVQTIGRAARNIEGRVILYGDIITDSMKEAIDETNRRRKIQNQYNIENGIDPKTVIREISEDIINLDYGLPDEVVKEKDKKVFSSKADIEKEIAKLQKEITKLSKELDFEKAIVKRDEMIKLKKLLLEF, from the coding sequence ATGTTTAAACTATATTCGAAATATACTCCCATGGGAGATCAGCCAGAAGCTATAAAAAAAATTGTTGAAAATATAAATGATGGTATAGCTGATCAAGTATTATTAGGAGTGACAGGTTCTGGAAAAACTTTTACTATTGCTAATATTATAAAGGAAACAAATAGGCCAGCACTTATCTTAGCTCCTAATAAAACATTAGCAGCTCAGTTATATAGTGAATATAAGAGTTTTTTCCCTGAAAATGCTGTAGAGTATTTCGTATCTTATTATGATTATTATCAACCAGAGGCTTATATAGCAGTAACAGATACATATATAGAAAAGGATTCCTCTATAAATGATGAGATAGAAAAATTAAGACAAGCAGCAACAGCAGCTCTTATAAATAGAAGAGATGTAATAATAGTAGCTTCTGTTTCAGCTATCTATGGATTAGGATCAGCAGAAACTTATAAAAAGATGACTATTCCAATAGATAGACAAACGGGAATAGGGAGAAAAGAGTTAATTCAAAAACTTATAAATATAAGATATGAAAGAAATGATTTAGCTTTTGAAAGAGGGAAGTTTAGAATAAAAGGGGATGTAATCGATATCTATCCTTCATATATGGAAACTGGATATAGATTTGAGTTTTGGGATGAAAATTTAGAAGAAATATCTGAAATAAATACATTGACGGGACAAAAAATAAAAAAGAGTTTAGAGAGAATAACAATATATCCAGCAACTCAATACTTAACAGAAGATGGAGATGTTGAAAGAATAATAACAGAGATACAAAAAGATAAATTAGAAGAAGTAAAAGCCTTTGAAGATAAGGGAAAACTTTTGGAAGCTCAAAGATTAAAGCAAAGAACAGAATATGATATAGAGATGATAAGAGAGATAGGATATTGTAAGGGAATAGAAAATTATTCTAGATATCTTTCAGGAAAGAAACCTGGAGAAACTCCAGATACTTTACTCGAATATTTTCCAAAGGATTTCGTAACATATATAGATGAATCTCATATATCTATCCCACAAATAAGAGGGATGTATAATGGAGATAGAGCTAGAAAGGAATCTCTTGTAGATAATGGATTTAGACTTAAGGCAGCATTGGATAATAGACCACTTAAGTTTGAAGAATTTAGGAAGATAACTGGACAAACAGTTTTTGTATCAGCTACACCTGGAGATTTTGAGCTACAAGAGTCAAATGGAAATATAGCAGAACAACTTATTCGTCCTACGGGAATACTAGATCCAGAAATAGAGGTGAAGCCTACTAAAAATCAGGTTGATGATTTAATGGAAGAGATAAGAATAAGAGTAGAAAAAAAACAAAGAGTACTTGTTACAACTCTTACTAAAAAAATGGCAGAAGAGTTAACAGAGTATTATTTAGGTTTTGGACTTAGAGTAAAATATATGCATTCAGATATAGACACTCTAGAAAGAATAGATATAATCAAAGGACTTCGTAAAGGAGAATTTGATGTACTGGTGGGAATTAACCTTCTTAGAGAGGGATTAGATATACCTGAGGTATCATTAGTAGCAATTCTTGAAGCTGATAAAGAGGGATTTTTAAGAAGTAGGCGTTCTCTTGTACAAACAATAGGAAGAGCAGCAAGAAATATAGAAGGAAGGGTTATCCTTTATGGAGATATTATTACTGACTCTATGAAAGAGGCTATTGATGAAACTAATAGAAGAAGAAAGATACAAAATCAATATAATATTGAAAATGGAATAGACCCTAAGACTGTAATTAGAGAGATAAGTGAAGATATAATAAATCTTGATTATGGATTACCAGATGAAGTTGTAAAAGAAAAAGATAAAAAGGTATTCTCATCTAAGGCAGATATAGAGAAAGAGATAGCTAAACTTCAAAAAGAGATTACTAAATTATCTAAGGAGTTGGATTTTGAAAAGGCTATTGTAAAAAGAGATGAGATGATAAAATTAAAAAAATTACTGCTAGAGTTTTAG
- the xseA gene encoding exodeoxyribonuclease VII large subunit, whose product MFDERTYTVSEFNRMVKGYIEENPNLREFFLEGELSGVTYYKSGHLYFNLKDRDAQIKCVAFKYKFKRIAEDLKDGDSVKLFGDVGFYENRGDFQILVRHIEKKNMLGDMFAKLEELKKTMERKGYFSSIYKKPLPRYPRTIGVVTAITGAAVQDIIKTVKKRDNTIDIYVYPAKVQGVGASDEIVRGIEVLNKIPEIDMIIAGRGGGSIEDLWSFNEEKTAMAFFNSKKPIISAVGHEIDNLLTDLVADVRAATPTQAVELSVPERRKSIESLEDRERYLKTLMKNILVSKRKELESRKENYYLKNFSKVIEEKNNLLIERENRLRRVIEYYIENKKNQLENRVHRLITLNPLKTLERGYSVVTKNGVAVKNISQLTVGDEINIRVNDGNIISEVKKII is encoded by the coding sequence ATGTTTGACGAGAGAACTTACACAGTAAGTGAATTTAATAGAATGGTAAAAGGATATATAGAGGAAAATCCTAACTTGAGAGAGTTTTTTTTAGAAGGGGAACTTTCAGGGGTAACTTATTATAAAAGTGGGCATCTATATTTTAATTTAAAAGATAGAGATGCTCAGATAAAGTGTGTAGCTTTTAAATATAAGTTTAAAAGAATAGCTGAAGATTTAAAAGATGGAGATTCAGTAAAACTTTTTGGGGATGTAGGATTTTATGAAAATAGAGGAGATTTTCAGATCTTAGTGAGACATATTGAAAAGAAAAATATGTTGGGAGATATGTTTGCTAAGTTAGAAGAGCTAAAAAAAACAATGGAGAGAAAGGGATATTTTTCTTCAATTTATAAAAAGCCTTTACCAAGATACCCAAGAACCATAGGAGTAGTTACAGCTATAACAGGGGCAGCTGTACAAGATATAATAAAAACTGTAAAAAAGAGAGATAATACTATAGATATATATGTCTATCCAGCTAAAGTACAGGGAGTAGGAGCTAGTGATGAGATAGTAAGAGGGATAGAGGTATTGAATAAAATTCCAGAGATAGATATGATAATTGCAGGAAGAGGTGGAGGAAGTATAGAAGATTTATGGTCATTTAATGAAGAGAAAACTGCTATGGCTTTCTTCAATTCTAAAAAACCTATTATCTCAGCAGTAGGACACGAGATAGATAATCTTCTTACAGACTTAGTAGCAGATGTGAGAGCAGCTACACCAACTCAAGCTGTAGAGCTTTCAGTGCCAGAGAGAAGAAAAAGTATAGAAAGTTTAGAGGATAGAGAGAGATATTTGAAAACTCTTATGAAAAATATTTTAGTTTCTAAAAGAAAAGAGTTAGAAAGTAGAAAAGAAAACTATTATTTGAAAAACTTTTCTAAAGTAATAGAGGAGAAAAATAATTTATTAATAGAGAGAGAAAATAGGTTAAGAAGAGTAATTGAATATTATATAGAAAACAAAAAAAATCAACTTGAAAATAGAGTGCATAGGCTTATAACTCTCAATCCATTAAAGACTTTAGAGAGAGGTTATAGTGTAGTAACTAAAAATGGAGTTGCTGTAAAGAACATTTCTCAGTTAACAGTAGGAGATGAGATAAATATTAGAGTAAATGATGGAAATATTATAAGTGAAGTAAAAAAAATAATTTAA
- a CDS encoding tetratricopeptide repeat protein encodes MKKIIGVFILLTSLAYGEGFLFFGNNSKEREKLEIQKQEMALRWEKIKELDKKIAFDKDKENLEKNYKEYKKEFDIYMEYLKQDSEELFKVGDYYFRDGRYEKAYEVFSQDSTNLKNVFGAATTARFLNEYDSSLKFYTQAIDMVPNFYESYLGRGIVNRNIGNYPEAINDFKKYMEYVKSESSYTGLADLYMVTKNYEEAKKLLEVARNRYPNSKIIKDMLIRTYAELKNN; translated from the coding sequence ATGAAAAAAATAATAGGAGTATTTATATTACTTACAAGTTTAGCTTATGGAGAAGGATTTTTATTTTTTGGAAATAATTCAAAAGAGAGAGAAAAATTAGAAATTCAAAAACAAGAGATGGCACTAAGGTGGGAAAAAATAAAAGAGTTAGATAAAAAGATAGCTTTTGATAAAGATAAGGAAAATTTAGAGAAAAACTACAAAGAGTATAAAAAAGAATTTGATATTTATATGGAATACCTAAAACAAGATAGTGAAGAGTTATTCAAAGTAGGAGACTATTATTTTAGAGATGGAAGATATGAAAAGGCTTATGAAGTTTTTTCTCAAGATAGTACAAACTTAAAAAATGTTTTTGGAGCAGCTACTACAGCAAGATTTTTAAATGAGTATGACAGTTCTTTAAAGTTTTATACCCAAGCAATAGATATGGTACCAAATTTTTATGAGTCATATTTAGGAAGGGGAATAGTAAATAGAAATATAGGTAATTATCCAGAAGCAATAAATGATTTTAAAAAATATATGGAGTATGTAAAAAGTGAAAGTTCATATACAGGTCTTGCAGATTTATACATGGTAACTAAGAATTATGAAGAGGCTAAAAAATTATTGGAAGTAGCTAGAAATAGATATCCTAATTCAAAAATTATAAAAGATATGTTGATTAGGACATATGCTGAGTTAAAAAATAATTAA
- the dprA gene encoding DNA-processing protein DprA — protein MEWYRLELVKLKDSSLRRVLERFNKYEDIFNLDKVYLKKCCNLSNEDVEKIYLSLDVDLDGELKKLKKMDISILFINDREYPEELRNIAKPPIFLYYRGDISLLSKKRIAVVGTRRATSYGKIACEKIVRELVENGITTVSGLASGIDSICHKKTLEFGGKTIAIVGSGLDVIYPQENKKLWEEISKTGLLISEYPVGTEPFAYNFPMRNRIIVGVSQGVVVVESKAKGGSLITAELALEEGREVFAIPGEIFSPASEGTNFLIKNASAKLVTSTDDILEEFGWNKIEESKKEKLKLTDYEKKIYNTLVREKNLDEIIEETSMKAGEVLSILMDLEVRKLITSVAGGKYRRKF, from the coding sequence TTGGAATGGTATAGATTAGAGTTAGTAAAACTTAAAGATAGTAGTTTGAGGAGAGTTTTGGAAAGATTTAATAAATATGAAGATATTTTTAATCTAGATAAAGTATATCTTAAAAAATGTTGTAATCTTAGTAATGAAGATGTTGAGAAGATTTACTTATCTTTAGATGTTGATTTAGATGGTGAATTAAAAAAGTTAAAAAAAATGGATATTTCTATACTTTTTATAAATGATAGAGAGTATCCAGAAGAATTAAGAAATATAGCTAAACCACCAATATTTTTGTATTATCGTGGAGATATTTCTCTTTTATCTAAAAAAAGAATAGCTGTAGTTGGAACAAGACGAGCTACGTCTTATGGAAAAATAGCTTGTGAAAAAATAGTAAGAGAGTTAGTTGAAAATGGAATAACTACAGTAAGTGGATTAGCTAGTGGAATAGACAGTATTTGTCATAAAAAAACTTTAGAGTTTGGCGGAAAAACTATAGCAATTGTTGGAAGTGGGTTAGATGTGATTTATCCACAAGAAAATAAAAAATTATGGGAAGAGATATCTAAAACTGGACTTCTTATAAGTGAATATCCAGTAGGAACAGAACCATTTGCTTATAATTTTCCTATGAGAAATAGAATAATAGTAGGTGTTTCTCAAGGTGTAGTAGTAGTAGAAAGTAAGGCAAAAGGGGGAAGTTTAATTACAGCAGAGCTAGCATTAGAAGAGGGACGAGAAGTTTTTGCTATACCTGGAGAAATATTTTCACCAGCATCTGAAGGGACAAATTTTTTAATCAAGAATGCTTCTGCAAAACTTGTGACTTCAACTGATGATATATTGGAAGAGTTTGGATGGAATAAAATAGAAGAAAGTAAAAAAGAAAAATTAAAATTGACAGATTATGAAAAAAAAATATACAATACACTTGTAAGAGAAAAAAATTTAGATGAAATTATAGAAGAAACCTCGATGAAAGCTGGAGAAGTACTTTCAATTTTAATGGATTTGGAAGTGAGAAAATTAATTACAAGTGTAGCTGGAGGAAAATATAGGAGAAAATTTTAA
- the topA gene encoding type I DNA topoisomerase, with protein sequence MRKLAKAIKKKNLVIVESPAKAKTIEKILGKAFQVVASFGHVRDLPKSKLGVDIENNFTPSYSTIKGKGEVIKNLKALAKKSDKVYLASDPDREGEAIAWHIAHALKLDEDNTNRIEFNEITEHAIKDSITHPRKIDMNKVNAQQARRILDRLVGYGISSLLWKSVASNTSAGRVQSVALKLICDLEQEIKRFVPVKFWEVKGEFSSSLKLSLYKIENKKIDKLTDENVVKEIKKTEKKEFNITEAKITKRTKNSPLPLKTSTLQQLASSYLGFSASKTMRIAQGLYEGIDVNGTHKGLITYMRTDSTRISEDAQEMAKNYILENFGKEYLGVKKESKSRQKIQDAHEAIRPTDINLTPDRLNSSLDKDQLKLYKLIWDRFLISQLAPMKYEQFELVATYNEFDFRGTINKIIFDGYYKIFKEEEDLPLGDFPEIKVGDKTKLEKFHIKEDFTKPPSRFTESSLVKKLEAEGIGRPSTYATIIETLKKREYVKIEGKSFIPTELGFEIEESLDKNFPNIMNVKFTAEMENELDEIADGEKDWIKLLSDFYKELKEYIDKFAKKVEEESNRIIESDVPCSCGKGNMILKTGRFGRYLACPCVDDKTGCQEKISLKGIEIPAEDIKNGKIFVKNKVEELVKAKQGKPTDVKTVNGDRYLLKTGRFGSYLESEKYFEDNLRMPLPPEIRKALANNQVTEKDGVVLINADLSKLLAEDEKILKEAGVCEKCGRPFKIGRGRWGKFLACTGYPECKNIRKIEKK encoded by the coding sequence GTGAGAAAATTGGCGAAGGCGATAAAAAAAAAGAACTTAGTAATAGTTGAATCACCAGCAAAGGCTAAAACAATTGAAAAGATTTTGGGGAAGGCATTTCAGGTAGTAGCGTCTTTTGGGCATGTAAGAGATTTACCAAAAAGTAAATTAGGAGTTGATATTGAGAATAATTTTACCCCATCATATTCTACGATTAAAGGAAAGGGAGAGGTAATCAAGAATTTAAAAGCTTTGGCTAAAAAATCAGATAAAGTATACCTTGCTTCTGACCCTGATAGAGAGGGAGAGGCTATTGCCTGGCATATAGCTCATGCACTAAAATTAGATGAGGATAATACTAATAGAATAGAGTTCAATGAGATAACTGAACATGCAATAAAAGATTCTATTACTCATCCTAGAAAAATAGATATGAATAAAGTAAATGCTCAACAAGCTAGACGTATTTTAGATAGATTAGTGGGATATGGGATAAGTTCACTGTTATGGAAGAGTGTTGCTTCTAATACGAGTGCTGGTAGAGTACAATCAGTTGCACTAAAACTTATTTGTGATTTAGAGCAGGAGATAAAGAGATTTGTTCCAGTAAAATTTTGGGAGGTAAAGGGAGAGTTTAGTAGCAGTTTAAAACTTTCACTTTATAAGATAGAGAATAAAAAAATAGATAAACTTACTGATGAAAATGTTGTAAAAGAGATAAAAAAAACAGAAAAGAAAGAGTTTAATATTACAGAAGCAAAGATTACTAAAAGAACTAAGAATTCTCCACTTCCGTTAAAGACTAGTACACTACAGCAATTAGCTTCATCATATTTAGGTTTCTCAGCTTCAAAAACAATGAGAATAGCTCAAGGGCTATATGAAGGAATAGATGTAAATGGAACTCATAAAGGGCTTATTACTTATATGAGAACTGATTCAACAAGAATTTCTGAAGATGCACAAGAGATGGCAAAAAATTATATACTTGAAAACTTTGGGAAAGAATATTTAGGTGTAAAAAAAGAGAGTAAGAGCAGACAAAAAATTCAAGATGCCCATGAAGCAATTCGTCCAACAGATATTAATCTTACTCCAGATAGGTTAAATAGCTCATTAGATAAAGATCAATTAAAACTATATAAATTAATATGGGATAGATTTTTAATCTCTCAATTAGCACCAATGAAATATGAGCAGTTTGAACTAGTAGCTACTTATAACGAGTTTGATTTTAGAGGAACAATTAATAAGATAATTTTTGATGGATATTATAAAATTTTTAAAGAGGAAGAAGATTTACCACTTGGAGATTTTCCAGAGATAAAAGTAGGAGATAAAACTAAGTTGGAAAAATTTCATATAAAAGAGGATTTTACAAAACCACCTTCAAGATTTACAGAGTCATCTCTTGTAAAAAAATTAGAAGCTGAAGGAATAGGAAGACCATCTACTTATGCTACTATAATAGAAACATTGAAAAAAAGAGAGTATGTAAAGATAGAGGGAAAAAGTTTTATACCAACAGAATTAGGATTTGAAATCGAAGAATCTTTAGATAAAAACTTTCCTAATATAATGAATGTAAAATTTACAGCTGAAATGGAAAATGAATTAGATGAGATAGCTGATGGAGAAAAAGATTGGATAAAACTTCTTTCAGATTTTTATAAAGAGTTGAAAGAGTATATAGATAAATTTGCCAAAAAAGTAGAAGAGGAGTCTAATCGTATTATTGAATCAGATGTTCCTTGCTCTTGTGGAAAAGGGAATATGATTTTGAAAACAGGAAGATTTGGAAGATATTTAGCTTGTCCATGTGTAGATGATAAAACAGGATGTCAAGAGAAAATATCTTTAAAAGGAATAGAGATACCTGCTGAAGATATAAAAAATGGAAAAATTTTCGTGAAAAATAAAGTAGAAGAATTGGTGAAAGCTAAGCAAGGAAAACCAACAGATGTAAAAACAGTAAATGGTGATAGATATCTTCTAAAGACAGGAAGATTTGGAAGTTATTTAGAGAGTGAGAAATATTTTGAAGATAATCTAAGAATGCCATTACCGCCAGAGATAAGAAAAGCTTTAGCTAATAATCAAGTTACAGAAAAAGATGGAGTAGTATTAATTAATGCTGACCTATCTAAATTGCTAGCTGAAGATGAAAAAATACTGAAAGAAGCTGGAGTTTGTGAAAAGTGTGGAAGACCATTTAAAATTGGTAGAGGTAGATGGGGAAAATTTTTAGCTTGTACAGGATATCCAGAGTGTAAGAATATTAGAAAAATAGAAAAAAAATAA
- the trmFO gene encoding methylenetetrahydrofolate--tRNA-(uracil(54)-C(5))-methyltransferase (FADH(2)-oxidizing) TrmFO, with amino-acid sequence MTYNKEVVVVGAGLAGSEAAYQLAKRGIKVKLYEMKKVKKTEAHKSDNFAELVCSNSLGANNLANASGLMKEELRRLDSLVIKSADNNRVPAGQALAVDRDGFSQEITFILREMENIEIIEEELIEIPEDKIVLIASGPLTSEALSKKIGELTHSDYLYFYDAAAPIVTLESINMDIAYRQSRYGKGEGEYINCPMNKEQYYTFYNALITAERAPLKAFEEEKIFDACMPVERIAMTGEKTLVFGPLKPKGLINPKTDKMDYAVVQLRQDDKEGKLYNIVGFQTNLKWGEQKRVFSMIPGLENAEFIRYGVMHRNTFINSTQLLDETLKLKTRDNIYFAGQITGSEGYVSSVATGMMAAINIAHRLEEKSSFILDDRSSIGAMVKYITEEKKNFQPMGPNFGIIRSLDERIRDKKERYNKISSIALEYLDIKLAEI; translated from the coding sequence ATGACATATAACAAAGAGGTAGTAGTAGTTGGAGCTGGATTAGCTGGAAGTGAGGCAGCTTATCAATTAGCAAAAAGAGGTATAAAAGTAAAGCTTTATGAGATGAAAAAAGTAAAAAAAACAGAAGCTCATAAAAGTGATAATTTTGCAGAATTGGTTTGTAGTAATTCGCTAGGAGCTAATAATTTAGCTAATGCTTCTGGACTTATGAAAGAAGAGCTTAGGAGATTAGATTCTTTAGTAATAAAGAGTGCTGATAATAATAGAGTTCCAGCTGGACAAGCACTTGCTGTAGATAGAGATGGTTTTTCTCAAGAGATAACATTTATACTAAGAGAAATGGAAAATATAGAGATAATAGAAGAAGAATTGATAGAGATACCAGAGGATAAAATAGTACTTATAGCTTCTGGACCTCTTACATCTGAGGCTCTTTCTAAAAAAATAGGGGAGCTTACTCATAGTGACTATCTATATTTTTATGATGCAGCAGCACCAATAGTTACATTAGAGTCTATTAATATGGATATAGCTTATCGTCAATCTCGTTATGGAAAAGGAGAAGGAGAGTATATCAACTGTCCTATGAATAAGGAGCAATACTATACTTTTTATAATGCACTTATCACAGCAGAGAGAGCTCCACTTAAAGCCTTTGAAGAGGAGAAAATTTTTGATGCTTGTATGCCAGTTGAAAGAATAGCTATGACAGGAGAAAAAACTTTAGTATTTGGTCCATTAAAACCTAAAGGACTTATAAATCCTAAAACTGATAAGATGGACTATGCTGTAGTTCAACTTAGACAAGATGATAAAGAGGGAAAACTATATAATATAGTAGGATTTCAAACAAACTTAAAATGGGGAGAGCAAAAAAGAGTATTTTCTATGATACCAGGACTTGAAAATGCTGAATTTATAAGATATGGTGTTATGCATAGAAATACCTTCATAAATTCTACTCAACTATTAGATGAAACATTAAAATTAAAAACAAGAGATAATATTTATTTTGCTGGACAGATTACAGGTAGTGAAGGCTATGTTTCTTCAGTGGCAACGGGAATGATGGCAGCTATAAATATAGCTCATAGATTGGAAGAAAAATCTTCATTTATATTAGATGATAGAAGTTCAATAGGAGCAATGGTAAAATATATTACTGAGGAGAAGAAAAATTTTCAACCTATGGGACCAAATTTTGGAATAATTAGAAGCTTAGATGAAAGAATAAGAGATAAAAAAGAAAGATATAATAAAATTTCTAGTATAGCTTTAGAGTATTTAGATATAAAATTAGCTGAAATTTAG
- a CDS encoding tyrosine-type recombinase/integrase, which yields MENEEIRKDIKDFLYFAEFGENKSQNTIKSMKKDLFQLSDYLKEIEKIDKSIEIDSIMLRGFIIKLQENGITKRTINRKLSSMRSFFKYLVREKRINQSPIELIASPIFHSQKPDILSLDEINKLRSVISLKNTNGLRDRLILELLYSSGITSIEMLGVGESVFDLDKRELYVANGRNRRVVFFSERTRELIKKYVEAKKKKYKEKYNPDILFVNGSATRLSDRSLRRIIDRYAMKAGIKREISPYSFRHTFAVHMLSHGMDILYLKELMGHVTLESTRIYQDLVKI from the coding sequence ATGGAGAACGAAGAAATTAGAAAGGATATAAAAGATTTTCTCTATTTTGCAGAATTTGGTGAGAATAAAAGTCAAAATACTATAAAATCTATGAAAAAAGATTTATTTCAATTGTCTGATTATTTAAAAGAAATTGAAAAAATAGACAAAAGTATAGAAATAGATTCTATTATGCTTAGAGGTTTTATAATAAAGCTTCAGGAGAATGGGATTACTAAGAGAACTATTAATAGAAAGCTTTCATCAATGCGTTCTTTTTTTAAATATTTGGTGAGAGAAAAAAGAATCAATCAAAGTCCTATAGAGTTAATAGCTTCACCAATATTTCATTCACAAAAACCTGATATTTTATCACTTGATGAGATAAATAAATTGAGAAGTGTAATTTCATTAAAGAATACTAATGGATTAAGAGATCGATTAATACTTGAACTTTTATATTCAAGTGGAATTACATCTATTGAAATGTTAGGAGTAGGAGAGAGTGTTTTTGATCTAGATAAAAGGGAGCTTTATGTAGCTAATGGAAGAAATAGAAGAGTAGTATTTTTTAGTGAAAGAACAAGAGAGCTTATAAAAAAATATGTTGAAGCAAAAAAAAAGAAGTATAAAGAGAAATATAATCCTGATATATTATTTGTAAATGGATCTGCTACAAGATTAAGTGATAGATCTTTACGAAGGATAATAGATAGATATGCTATGAAAGCTGGAATAAAAAGGGAGATTAGTCCATATAGTTTTAGGCATACTTTTGCTGTACACATGCTTTCACATGGGATGGATATACTATATTTAAAAGAGCTTATGGGACATGTGACACTTGAGAGTACAAGAATATATCAAGACTTAGTAAAAATATAA
- the hslV gene encoding ATP-dependent protease subunit HslV, translated as MIKATTIVAVKKDGQVAMAGDGQVTFGEVVFKSNAKKIRRIEKYDIMAGFAGAAADAFALMDKFETKLEEFGGNLKKSAVELAKDWRNDKALRVLDAMLIVANKDIILILSGNGDVIEPDGDIAAIGSGGNYAYAAARALLLHGNELTVEQIAIEAIAIAGEMCIYTNSNITYDVIK; from the coding sequence ATGATAAAAGCTACTACTATAGTTGCAGTAAAAAAAGATGGTCAAGTTGCAATGGCTGGAGATGGGCAAGTAACTTTCGGAGAGGTTGTATTTAAGAGTAATGCCAAAAAAATTAGAAGGATTGAAAAATATGATATAATGGCTGGATTTGCTGGTGCTGCTGCTGATGCATTTGCTCTAATGGATAAGTTTGAAACTAAATTAGAAGAATTTGGAGGAAACTTAAAAAAATCAGCTGTGGAATTAGCTAAAGATTGGAGAAATGATAAAGCTCTAAGAGTATTGGATGCTATGTTAATAGTAGCGAATAAAGATATCATACTTATTCTTTCAGGAAATGGAGATGTGATAGAACCGGATGGTGATATAGCGGCGATAGGAAGTGGTGGAAATTATGCCTATGCTGCAGCAAGAGCATTACTTTTACATGGAAATGAGTTAACAGTAGAGCAAATAGCTATTGAGGCTATAGCAATAGCTGGAGAAATGTGTATATATACTAATTCGAATATTACCTATGATGTAATAAAGTAG